A region from the Canis aureus isolate CA01 chromosome 8, VMU_Caureus_v.1.0, whole genome shotgun sequence genome encodes:
- the GNB2 gene encoding guanine nucleotide-binding protein G(I)/G(S)/G(T) subunit beta-2 has product MSELEQLRQEAEQLRNQIRDARKACGDSTLTQITAGLDPVGRIQMRTRRTLRGHLAKIYAMHWGTDSRLLVSASQDGKLIIWDSYTTNKVHAIPLRSSWVMTCAYAPSGNFVACGGLDNICSIYSLKTREGNVRVSRELPGHTGYLSCCRFLDDNQIITSSGDTTCALWDIETGQQTVGFAGHSGDVMSLSLAPDGRTFVSGACDASIKLWDVRDSMCRQTFIGHESDINAVAFFPNGYAFTTGSDDATCRLFDLRADQELLMYSHDNIICGITSVAFSRSGRLLLAGYDDFNCNIWDAMKGDRAGVLAGHDNRVSCLGVTDDGMAVATGSWDSFLKIWN; this is encoded by the exons ATGAGTGAGCTGGAGCAACTGAGACAGGAGGCTGAGCAGCTCCGGAACCAGATCCGG GATGCCCGAAAAGCATGTGGGGATTCAACACTGACCCAG ATCACAGCTGGGCTGGACCCAGTGGGGAGGATCCAGATGAGGACAAGGAGGACCCTCCGTGGGCACCTGGCAAAAATCTATGCCATGCACTGGGGGACAGACTCaag GCTGCTGGTCAGCGCCTCCCAGGATGGGAAGCTCATCATTTGGGACAGCTATACCACCAACAAG GTCCATGCCATCCCTCTGCGCTCCTCCTGGGTCATGACCTGTGCCTATGCGCCCTCAGGGAACTTTGTGGCCTGTGGGGGGCTGGACAACATCTGCTCCATCTACAGCCTCAAGACCCGCGAGGGCAATGTCAGGGTCAGCCGGGAGCTGCCTGGCCACACTG GGTACCTGTCGTGCTGCCGCTTCCTGGATGACAACCAAATCATCACCAGCTCTGGGGACACCACCTG TGCCCTGTGGGACATTGAGACAGGCCAGCAGACAGTGGGTTTTGCTGGACACAGCGGAGATGTGATGTCCCTATCGCTGGCCCCCGATGGCCGCACCTTTGTGTCAGGTGCCTGTGACGCCTCCATCAAGCTGTGGGACGTGCGGGATTCTATGTGCCGACAGACCTTCATTGGCCACGAGTCAGACATCAATGCCGTGGCA TTCTTCCCCAATGGCTATGCCTTCACCACTGGCTCCGACGACGCCACTTGCCGCCTCTTCGACCTGCGGGCTGACCAGGAGCTGCTCATGTACTCCCATGACAACATCATCTGTGGCATCACCTCTGTTGCCTTCTCCCGCAGCGGCCGGCTGCTGCTCGCCGGCTATGATGACTTCAACTGCAACATCTGGGACGCCATGAAAGGCGACCGCGCAG GTGTCCTCGCCGGCCACGACAACCGTGTGAGCTGCCTCGGGGTCACTGATGATGGCATGGCTGTGGCCACAGGCTCCTGGGACTCCTTCCTCAAGATCTGGAACTAA